A window from Pyrococcus yayanosii CH1 encodes these proteins:
- a CDS encoding sulfide/dihydroorotate dehydrogenase-like FAD/NAD-binding protein: protein MFPILRKERLAPGINLFEIKAPKIARHAKPSQFIILRLHERGERIPLTIADHDPERGTITIVAQEVGKTTHELGTYEEGDAILDILGPLGRPSHIDRFGTVVMIGGGVGVAEIYPVAKAMKEVGNYVISILGFRTKELVFWEDKLRNVSDEVIVTTNDGSYGMKGFTTHALAKLIEEGKRIDLVHAVGPVVMMKAVAELTRQYGIKTVASLNPIMVDGSGMCGACRVTVGGQVKFACVDGPEFDAHLVDWDELMKRLTYYRELEIMSFERWKGREGR from the coding sequence ATGTTCCCCATTCTCCGCAAGGAGAGACTAGCACCCGGGATAAACCTCTTCGAAATAAAGGCACCAAAGATTGCCAGGCATGCGAAGCCAAGCCAGTTCATCATCCTAAGGCTCCATGAGAGGGGCGAGAGGATACCCCTCACTATAGCGGACCATGACCCTGAAAGAGGAACGATAACGATCGTCGCCCAAGAGGTTGGCAAGACCACCCATGAGCTAGGGACCTATGAGGAGGGCGACGCGATACTCGACATCCTAGGTCCCCTAGGGAGGCCGAGCCACATAGATAGGTTTGGCACAGTCGTCATGATTGGCGGCGGTGTTGGAGTAGCCGAGATTTATCCTGTGGCAAAGGCCATGAAGGAGGTTGGAAACTACGTCATCTCGATCCTTGGCTTCAGAACGAAGGAACTCGTCTTCTGGGAAGATAAGCTTAGGAATGTCAGCGACGAGGTTATCGTTACCACGAACGACGGGAGCTACGGGATGAAGGGCTTCACGACTCACGCTTTGGCAAAGCTCATCGAGGAAGGCAAGAGAATAGACCTCGTCCATGCCGTCGGCCCTGTTGTGATGATGAAGGCCGTCGCGGAGCTAACGAGGCAATACGGCATAAAGACCGTGGCAAGCCTCAACCCGATAATGGTTGATGGTAGTGGTATGTGTGGTGCTTGTCGTGTTACCGTGGGGGGTCAGGTTAAGTTTGCTTGTGTGGACGGACCAGAATTCGATGCTCATCTCGTTGACTGGGACGAGCTGATGAAGAGACTGACCTACTACAGGGAGCTTGAGATTATGAGCTTCGAGAGATGGAAAGGGAGAGAGGGGAGGTGA